The following are encoded in a window of Mycobacteroides chelonae CCUG 47445 genomic DNA:
- a CDS encoding phosphoketolase, whose translation MTSAIARAALSDEELSQLDSYWRAANYLSVGQIYLLDNPLLREPLAASHIKPRLLGHWGTTPGLNIVYAHLNRIIRQRDTNVMLVTGPGHGGPGVVANTYLDGSYSHFYPHIDQSFEGMRKLFRQFSFPGGIPSHAAPETPGSIHEGGELGYALAHAYGAAFDNPDLVVACVIGDGEAETGPLAASWHSNKFLNPTTDGAVLPILHLNGYKIANPTVLERIPQNDLHSLLSGYGHDPCTVSGDDPAEVHQQLASAFDWAFGRIADIQQEFRRAQTVCLPRWPLIVLRTPKGWTGPKMVEDLPVEGTWRSHQVPLPECRTNPSQLAQLADWMESYRPHELFDDHGVLRPEIAELAPRAEMTIGRNSHANGGSLARDLNLPDVDRYAVPVGSPGTVNAEATKVLGSYLRDVIDRNPTSFRLMGPDETASNRLSAVYARSDKVWLARTESTDEHLAPTGRVMEVLSEHLCQGWLEGYLLTGRHGVFNCYEAFAHIIDSMLNQHVKWLSSSAQIPWRHAIPSLNYLLTSHVWRQDHNGASHQDPGFIDHVANKRPEVVRVYLPPDANTLLAVTDHCLRSRHYVNVVVAGKQPALTYMEMDTARAHCARGLGIWDWASNTSNEPDVVLACAGDVPTLETLAAADILRRRLPELAFRVVNVVDIMRLQPDSEHPHGLSHSDFDALFTPDKPIIFAYHGYPWLIHRLAYRHTDHDRMHVRGFKDRGTTTTPFDMVMLNDLDRFHLVMDVIDRVEGMGVRAVDLRQDMVDARIAARRYTREHGRDDPAIADWVWEHELDSPASPL comes from the coding sequence CTGGACAATCCCTTACTGCGTGAACCACTCGCCGCGAGCCATATCAAGCCACGCCTGCTGGGCCACTGGGGTACGACCCCCGGTCTCAACATCGTCTATGCACACCTCAATCGAATTATCCGCCAAAGGGATACCAACGTCATGCTGGTAACCGGGCCGGGGCATGGAGGACCGGGGGTCGTCGCCAATACCTACCTCGATGGCAGCTACAGCCATTTCTATCCGCACATCGATCAGAGCTTCGAGGGTATGCGAAAGCTCTTCAGGCAGTTCTCTTTTCCTGGCGGCATTCCCAGCCATGCGGCACCTGAGACCCCCGGGTCGATCCACGAGGGCGGAGAGCTTGGATACGCGCTCGCCCACGCCTACGGAGCAGCCTTCGACAATCCGGATCTAGTGGTCGCGTGCGTCATTGGGGACGGGGAAGCAGAGACGGGCCCCTTGGCGGCAAGCTGGCACTCGAACAAGTTCCTGAACCCGACCACGGATGGTGCGGTCTTGCCCATCCTGCACCTCAACGGTTACAAGATCGCGAATCCGACCGTGCTGGAACGAATTCCCCAGAACGATCTCCATTCTCTGCTGAGCGGATACGGCCACGATCCCTGCACGGTGAGCGGAGACGACCCCGCCGAGGTTCACCAGCAGTTAGCCTCCGCATTCGACTGGGCCTTTGGCCGTATCGCCGACATTCAGCAGGAATTTCGTCGGGCGCAGACGGTATGCCTTCCCCGTTGGCCGCTCATTGTCCTGCGCACACCCAAGGGGTGGACCGGCCCAAAGATGGTCGAGGACTTGCCGGTGGAAGGCACCTGGCGGTCGCATCAGGTTCCGCTGCCCGAATGCCGTACCAATCCTTCGCAATTGGCGCAGCTTGCGGACTGGATGGAGAGCTATCGTCCGCACGAGCTGTTCGACGACCATGGGGTACTGCGCCCAGAGATCGCAGAGCTTGCTCCCCGCGCCGAGATGACGATCGGGCGTAACTCACATGCCAACGGCGGCTCGTTGGCGCGTGACCTCAACCTGCCGGACGTGGATCGCTACGCCGTGCCCGTAGGGAGCCCCGGGACAGTGAACGCGGAGGCCACAAAGGTTCTGGGATCGTACCTTCGCGACGTCATCGACCGTAATCCGACGAGTTTCCGTCTGATGGGGCCGGATGAAACCGCTTCCAACCGGTTGTCGGCGGTCTATGCACGCAGCGACAAAGTATGGCTGGCGCGTACCGAGTCAACAGATGAACACTTGGCGCCCACGGGCAGGGTCATGGAAGTACTTTCCGAACACCTCTGCCAAGGATGGCTGGAGGGATATCTGCTCACCGGCAGACACGGCGTCTTCAACTGTTACGAAGCCTTCGCCCATATCATCGACTCGATGCTCAACCAGCACGTTAAATGGCTGTCGAGCAGTGCTCAGATTCCCTGGCGGCACGCCATCCCTTCGCTGAATTACTTACTAACTTCGCATGTTTGGCGTCAGGACCATAACGGCGCGTCCCATCAGGACCCGGGTTTCATCGACCATGTGGCCAACAAGCGGCCCGAAGTGGTGCGCGTCTATCTTCCTCCCGATGCCAACACCCTCCTCGCAGTCACCGATCACTGTCTTCGCAGCCGCCATTACGTCAATGTCGTAGTGGCAGGCAAGCAGCCGGCGTTGACCTACATGGAAATGGATACCGCGCGGGCGCATTGCGCACGCGGGCTGGGAATCTGGGATTGGGCAAGTAACACCTCGAACGAACCGGATGTCGTACTGGCCTGCGCCGGGGATGTACCCACCTTGGAAACTCTGGCCGCCGCCGACATCCTGCGGCGGCGACTGCCCGAACTTGCATTCCGCGTGGTCAATGTCGTGGACATCATGCGACTACAACCCGATTCCGAGCATCCGCATGGCCTGTCGCACAGCGACTTCGATGCACTCTTCACGCCGGACAAACCGATCATCTTCGCGTATCACGGCTATCCGTGGTTGATCCATCGTCTCGCCTATCGACACACCGACCATGACCGGATGCACGTCCGCGGGTTCAAGGATCGCGGCACCACCACCACTCCGTTTGACATGGTGATGCTCAACGACCTGGACCGCTTCCACCTGGTCATGGATGTGATCGACAGAGTCGAGGGGATGGGTGTCCGGGCAGTGGACCTTCGACAGGACATGGTCGATGCCCGAATCGCGGCCCGTCGATACACCCGAGAACACGGCCGCGATGATCCCGCCATCGCAGACTGGGTATGGGAACACGAACTGGACTCCCCGGCCTCACCACTCTAG